One window from the genome of Marinobacter sp. M3C encodes:
- a CDS encoding N-acetyltransferase, whose product MKIETITKQHDRKNFDCGHEELNNYLRSTARQSDTKRSTRTWVLVDDDVPTAILGYITLVPSEQNFPEDSKAARKFGKNVPIYRLAKLAVEKNQSGNGFGHLLLTHAIHLAVIASESVGGTGVVFDCKNSDVVGFYMRYTEHFMSISDDGLTLWLPITVCAKIVNC is encoded by the coding sequence ATGAAAATCGAAACAATCACGAAACAGCATGACCGCAAAAATTTTGACTGCGGTCATGAGGAACTCAATAATTATTTAAGAAGTACAGCGCGCCAGTCAGATACCAAGCGATCAACAAGGACTTGGGTCTTGGTAGACGACGACGTTCCCACTGCCATTCTAGGGTACATCACCCTCGTTCCCAGCGAACAAAATTTTCCCGAAGACTCTAAAGCCGCAAGAAAATTCGGGAAAAATGTTCCGATTTATCGTCTTGCTAAGCTAGCAGTAGAAAAAAACCAATCCGGTAATGGTTTCGGCCATCTCTTGCTAACTCACGCCATCCATTTAGCCGTCATTGCGTCAGAAAGCGTCGGCGGTACGGGAGTGGTTTTTGACTGCAAAAATAGTGATGTTGTCGGTTTTTATATGAGATACACCGAGCATTTCATGTCAATTAGTGATGATGGGTTAACACTCTGGCTGCCAATTACTGTCTGCGCCAAAATTGTTAATTGTTAA
- a CDS encoding recombinase family protein translates to MSRIGYARVSSASQDLDIQIDKLAAAGCEVIRSETGSGASRDGRIELNTVLEFLRKDDELVVHRLDRLGRSTRDVLNLVHELDTRGASLRVLEPDITTKGEMGRMVITVLGMVADMELKFIKDRQRAGIEVAKTKGTYKGRQKNVDDAEIQKRVENGETKAQIARDLGVSRMTVYRALNK, encoded by the coding sequence ATGTCTCGTATCGGATATGCGCGTGTTAGCAGTGCCAGCCAGGATCTCGACATTCAAATCGATAAGTTGGCCGCGGCAGGTTGTGAGGTTATTCGGTCTGAAACCGGATCAGGCGCTTCGCGGGACGGGAGAATCGAGCTGAATACCGTACTGGAGTTTCTACGCAAGGATGATGAGCTTGTTGTACACCGGCTAGACCGTCTTGGTCGCTCTACGCGCGATGTGCTGAACCTGGTCCACGAGTTGGACACCAGAGGTGCTTCGTTACGAGTTCTTGAACCGGATATCACAACCAAAGGTGAAATGGGTCGTATGGTGATCACTGTTCTTGGCATGGTTGCGGACATGGAGCTGAAGTTTATTAAGGACCGGCAACGCGCCGGAATTGAGGTAGCGAAGACTAAAGGCACCTATAAAGGTCGCCAAAAAAATGTTGATGACGCCGAGATTCAAAAGCGTGTCGAAAATGGAGAAACCAAGGCCCAGATTGCCAGAGATTTGGGAGTCTCACGAATGACCGTTTATCGGGCTCTCAACAAATAG
- a CDS encoding Fic family protein: MPDLKPLPLKNIEHYESRAVLKKTAEAHRYLAELKGVAATIPNEIILINTLTLQEAKDSSEIENIVTTHDEIYKANLFTEAVANPATKEVQDYAHALQEGFRVVKAQKLIRLHDILDMQQYLEKNNAGFRKLPGTDLKNARTGETVYAPPQEAAEIEEMMGNLLTYINDDEQCDADVLVKMAIIHHQFESIHPFYDGNGRTGRILNILYLVAKGLLDLPVLYLSGYIIRSKGEYYSQLQDVRDTGNWEPWLLYILEGISQTAQTTIQLIHKIRTLMQQYKHRMRDELPKIYRQELLNNLFSHPYTKIEFVMNELGVGRITATKYLDQLVEHDFLHKEKIGRANYYINRPLCSLLIEHA, translated from the coding sequence ATGCCAGACCTGAAACCACTGCCTCTTAAGAATATCGAGCATTATGAAAGCCGTGCCGTGCTGAAAAAGACCGCAGAAGCTCACCGCTACCTGGCTGAACTCAAAGGCGTTGCCGCCACAATTCCGAACGAAATTATCCTGATTAACACGCTGACACTGCAAGAAGCTAAGGACAGTTCTGAAATTGAGAACATCGTGACAACACACGATGAAATATACAAAGCAAACCTGTTTACGGAAGCGGTTGCCAACCCTGCTACGAAAGAGGTCCAAGATTACGCCCATGCTTTGCAGGAAGGCTTCCGGGTCGTCAAAGCACAAAAGTTGATTCGCTTACACGATATTCTCGACATGCAGCAGTATCTGGAAAAGAACAACGCTGGCTTTCGCAAGCTGCCAGGCACCGACCTGAAAAATGCTCGCACCGGCGAGACTGTTTATGCGCCTCCCCAAGAAGCGGCTGAAATTGAAGAGATGATGGGTAACCTGTTGACCTACATAAATGATGACGAACAATGTGATGCGGATGTTCTGGTTAAAATGGCCATCATTCATCACCAGTTCGAGAGCATTCACCCTTTTTACGACGGCAATGGTCGAACCGGGAGAATTCTGAACATCCTGTATCTGGTCGCCAAAGGCCTGCTAGACCTTCCTGTGCTTTACCTAAGCGGTTACATCATCCGCAGCAAAGGTGAATACTACTCGCAATTACAGGATGTTCGTGACACCGGCAACTGGGAGCCCTGGCTGCTGTATATACTGGAAGGCATATCTCAAACCGCACAAACAACCATTCAACTAATTCATAAAATCAGAACGCTGATGCAACAGTACAAGCATCGTATGAGAGATGAGTTACCAAAAATCTACCGCCAGGAATTGCTAAACAATCTATTCAGTCACCCCTATACCAAAATCGAGTTCGTCATGAATGAGCTGGGCGTCGGCCGCATCACAGCCACAAAATATCTGGACCAACTGGTTGAGCACGATTTTCTTCATAAGGAAAAAATCGGTCGCGCGAACTACTACATCAATCGGCCTTTATGTTCTTTGCTGATCGAACACGCCTGA
- a CDS encoding IS1595 family transposase, with protein MMKNKIQFQKGYSLIELMRDYGTEEQCRNTLFQLRWPQGYVCPQCGGKSHCTLKTRALYQCNHCHHQHSLISGTIFEATKLPLATWFLAIYLLTQAKTGLSALSLHRQLGVSYNAAWSLKHKIMQVMKERDDSKVLSGVIQLDDVYWGGERHGGKSGRGSPNKTPFVVAVSVNEDGHPIHMNMNVVKGFRSKEIERWAKQHLEPGCQVVSDGLACFSAVKKAGCQHTSIVTGGGPACVSLVEFTWVNTMIGHVKNSLRGAYPAINHRHLPRYLAEFCYRFNRRFELDRMLPRFCFIAVRTPPMPIRLLKLAEVYG; from the coding sequence ATTATGAAAAACAAAATTCAATTTCAAAAAGGCTACAGCTTAATAGAACTCATGAGGGATTACGGTACCGAAGAGCAGTGCCGTAACACCCTGTTTCAATTACGCTGGCCTCAAGGCTATGTCTGCCCTCAATGCGGGGGAAAAAGTCATTGCACTCTAAAGACTCGTGCTCTCTACCAGTGCAATCATTGCCACCATCAACACTCGCTGATTAGCGGCACCATTTTTGAGGCGACCAAATTGCCTCTGGCAACCTGGTTCTTGGCGATATACCTGCTGACGCAGGCAAAAACGGGGCTCTCAGCTCTGTCATTACACCGGCAGCTCGGTGTTTCTTACAACGCCGCCTGGAGCCTCAAGCACAAAATCATGCAGGTCATGAAAGAACGTGACGACAGCAAGGTGCTATCCGGTGTAATTCAACTGGATGATGTTTATTGGGGCGGTGAGCGCCATGGCGGAAAATCAGGCCGAGGATCGCCCAATAAGACGCCCTTTGTCGTCGCGGTTTCCGTTAATGAAGACGGGCATCCGATCCACATGAATATGAATGTTGTTAAAGGCTTTCGTTCGAAAGAGATTGAGCGGTGGGCCAAACAGCATCTTGAGCCAGGGTGCCAAGTCGTATCCGATGGGTTGGCATGTTTTTCTGCTGTTAAAAAAGCGGGGTGCCAGCATACAAGCATTGTAACGGGTGGTGGGCCAGCCTGTGTCTCATTGGTAGAATTTACCTGGGTCAACACGATGATCGGGCATGTGAAGAACAGCCTGAGAGGGGCTTACCCTGCAATTAATCACAGACACCTGCCGCGCTACCTGGCGGAGTTCTGTTATCGCTTCAACCGGCGTTTTGAGCTGGACAGGATGTTGCCGCGATTTTGTTTCATTGCCGTTAGAACACCGCCTATGCCAATAAGGCTTTTGAAACTGGCTGAGGTTTATGGGTAA
- a CDS encoding DUF1778 domain-containing protein produces the protein MKTINNFGRKESRIVARVDDATQQFINAAAELCGMSVSQFLIDAARERAQVVTEQMTKIHVSLDTSNRMLEALDRPVSLSASTIAKAKRYKDIINENRNNHETA, from the coding sequence ATGAAAACTATCAATAACTTTGGGAGAAAGGAGTCACGCATCGTCGCTAGAGTCGACGATGCAACTCAACAATTCATCAACGCAGCTGCGGAATTGTGTGGCATGAGCGTCAGTCAATTTTTGATAGACGCAGCCCGCGAGCGAGCACAGGTCGTGACAGAGCAGATGACAAAGATACATGTATCTCTCGATACATCGAATCGAATGTTAGAAGCCTTAGACCGTCCTGTCTCTCTCAGCGCAAGCACAATTGCAAAAGCTAAGAGATACAAGGATATAATCAATGAAAATCGAAACAATCACGAAACAGCATGA
- a CDS encoding helix-turn-helix transcriptional regulator, producing MNSLLEQIKKRRIALALKQHDMMLRVGISRQQYQRLESKGNPRLDTLELIAKGLKSELLLIPQEKLNAVLAVLADDTTASTEPSQSAKEKSKSLTDDPWQGLLGENE from the coding sequence GTGAATTCACTACTCGAACAGATCAAAAAACGCCGTATAGCACTGGCACTCAAGCAGCACGATATGATGCTGCGCGTTGGCATATCGCGCCAGCAATATCAGCGGCTGGAATCCAAAGGCAATCCTCGGCTCGATACCCTTGAGTTAATCGCCAAGGGGCTTAAGAGCGAGTTGCTACTTATCCCCCAAGAAAAGTTAAATGCCGTGCTGGCTGTATTGGCCGACGATACCACGGCATCAACCGAGCCAAGCCAATCGGCCAAAGAAAAGAGTAAGTCATTAACCGATGATCCATGGCAAGGGTTGCTGGGAGAAAACGAATGA
- a CDS encoding recombinase family protein, translating to MIISYARVSTQDQNAVLQVDALEKAGCEQIFQEKFTGKARERPELSQCLRTLRKGDVLVVWKLDRLARSLKDLVEIVQDLHDREIGFKSLTESIDTTSSGGRLVFHIFGALAEFEHDLIRERTIAGLKAARARGRKGGRKPAMSDADVKKAEAMLLDPNITKKEVAEHFGVARTTLNASLNRLKKE from the coding sequence ATGATCATAAGTTATGCGCGTGTCAGCACTCAGGATCAAAATGCGGTACTCCAGGTGGATGCTTTAGAGAAAGCAGGATGCGAGCAAATTTTTCAGGAAAAGTTTACCGGCAAGGCCCGAGAACGACCTGAGCTGTCGCAGTGCCTGCGTACTCTCCGAAAAGGCGATGTTCTGGTTGTCTGGAAACTTGATCGGCTGGCCCGGTCACTAAAAGACCTGGTGGAGATCGTCCAAGATCTTCATGATCGGGAAATCGGTTTCAAGTCACTGACGGAATCCATCGATACCACCAGTTCAGGCGGTCGTTTGGTGTTTCATATATTTGGTGCCCTGGCTGAGTTCGAGCATGACCTGATCCGGGAGCGGACCATCGCTGGATTGAAGGCAGCTCGGGCCCGAGGTCGGAAAGGAGGCCGGAAGCCAGCCATGTCAGACGCCGATGTAAAGAAAGCGGAAGCCATGCTGTTAGACCCGAACATCACGAAAAAAGAGGTGGCCGAACACTTTGGCGTGGCCAGAACCACCCTGAATGCCTCACTCAACCGCCTGAAAAAAGAGTAA
- a CDS encoding integrase core domain-containing protein — MEQTLTRYGLTNRGVTLHQDRGSPMIAQSFLDLMADVGVVCSHGRPRVSNDNPFSESQFKTLKTQPDFPGRFDSPESARLWAVDYFCWYNHEHHHSGLAGFTPAQVYTGNYQAVSQVRQATLDRYYKDHPERFCQGKPKAALPPEAVHINPITSEALEGETSTAVNFPTLPAARKALERTNKC, encoded by the coding sequence ATGGAACAAACACTGACACGATATGGACTGACCAACCGCGGGGTCACTCTACACCAGGACCGTGGATCGCCTATGATCGCCCAGAGCTTTCTTGATCTGATGGCCGATGTGGGTGTGGTCTGCAGCCACGGTCGCCCCAGAGTCAGTAATGACAACCCATTCAGTGAAAGCCAGTTTAAAACACTCAAAACGCAACCCGACTTTCCCGGGCGCTTTGACAGCCCGGAATCTGCACGTCTATGGGCGGTGGACTATTTTTGCTGGTACAACCACGAACACCATCACAGCGGGCTGGCTGGCTTTACACCGGCTCAGGTCTACACCGGCAATTATCAGGCCGTGAGCCAGGTGCGACAAGCAACGCTGGATCGGTATTACAAAGATCATCCAGAACGCTTCTGCCAAGGGAAACCAAAAGCCGCATTACCGCCGGAAGCTGTCCACATCAACCCGATCACTTCGGAAGCGCTCGAAGGTGAGACAAGTACCGCTGTGAACTTCCCAACGTTACCGGCAGCACGAAAGGCGCTGGAGCGGACAAATAAATGTTAA
- a CDS encoding IS5 family transposase encodes MKQTSFAQAEFAAKKKTTRRERFLAEMEQTVPWSRLLKALSPYYYPDSRGKRGRPPIPLKRMLRMYFVQQWYALADEALEDAIYDSQALRNFVGIDLAVESVPDATTLLKFRHLLEKQALTQVIFEQINGHLADRGMLMREGTIVDATIIAAPPSTKNKAKARDRIVGPPEMHQTRKGNEWYFGMKAHIGTDADSGLVHSLTGTAANVADITESEHLLHGDETEAYADAGYTGVAKRDEFKDKNFTWHVAEKRGKLKKMAEGPRKNLVTQFERAKAQIRAKVEHPFHVIKNLFRHRKVRYRGLLKNTAQLFTLFALGNLILARRINPSQST; translated from the coding sequence ATGAAGCAAACGAGTTTCGCCCAGGCAGAATTTGCCGCCAAGAAAAAGACAACCCGCCGCGAGCGGTTTTTGGCAGAAATGGAGCAGACCGTGCCCTGGTCGAGGCTACTGAAAGCGCTATCACCGTACTACTATCCTGATTCTCGCGGCAAACGAGGCCGTCCCCCAATACCTTTAAAGCGCATGCTGCGGATGTACTTTGTGCAGCAGTGGTACGCCCTGGCGGACGAAGCACTGGAAGACGCCATCTATGACAGTCAGGCGCTGCGCAATTTTGTGGGGATTGACCTGGCTGTGGAATCGGTCCCTGATGCCACAACGCTGTTGAAGTTCCGCCACTTACTCGAAAAGCAGGCCTTAACCCAGGTGATTTTCGAGCAGATCAACGGCCACTTGGCCGACCGCGGCATGCTCATGCGCGAGGGCACCATCGTCGATGCCACTATTATCGCGGCACCGCCCTCGACCAAGAACAAAGCGAAAGCGCGGGACCGAATCGTCGGACCGCCAGAAATGCATCAGACCAGAAAAGGCAACGAATGGTACTTCGGCATGAAAGCGCATATTGGCACAGATGCCGATTCTGGTTTGGTTCACAGCTTGACGGGTACAGCCGCCAATGTGGCGGATATCACCGAGTCCGAACACCTGTTGCACGGTGATGAAACCGAGGCGTATGCGGATGCGGGCTATACCGGCGTTGCCAAGCGCGACGAGTTTAAGGATAAAAATTTTACCTGGCACGTGGCCGAAAAGCGCGGCAAGCTGAAGAAGATGGCAGAGGGTCCGCGCAAAAACCTGGTGACCCAGTTCGAGCGAGCCAAAGCCCAGATCCGCGCCAAGGTGGAGCATCCCTTCCACGTGATCAAGAATCTATTCCGGCATCGGAAAGTGCGTTACCGGGGGCTGTTAAAGAACACGGCGCAGCTGTTTACGTTGTTCGCTCTGGGCAATCTTATACTCGCTCGCAGGATAAATCCGTCTCAAAGCACCTGA
- a CDS encoding XRE family transcriptional regulator has translation MANERFESVWDAIEDTPEEALNMRLRSELMIQITRRVKEWNVTQKEAAQRLGITQPRLNDLLNGRINKFGLDALVNLTGPAHFHVELTLEDKEATVA, from the coding sequence ATGGCAAACGAACGATTCGAAAGTGTGTGGGATGCGATTGAAGACACCCCTGAAGAAGCCCTGAACATGCGCCTGCGCTCCGAGCTGATGATTCAGATCACCAGGCGCGTGAAGGAGTGGAACGTCACTCAGAAAGAGGCGGCGCAGCGCCTGGGTATCACCCAGCCCCGCCTGAACGACCTGCTGAACGGCCGCATCAACAAGTTTGGCCTCGACGCCTTGGTCAACCTGACCGGTCCGGCGCACTTCCACGTGGAGCTGACGCTGGAGGACAAGGAGGCGACTGTGGCCTGA
- a CDS encoding type II toxin-antitoxin system HipA family toxin, translating into MSTDTNDEANVLQLSIHGVLIGYLAGFKNGRNVLSIAETFKNNPERPTFSLITHPKFPNATKLMAEPWARNQRLHPVLSNLLPEGSLRELIAQGLKVHVDNEFHILSYLGGDLPGAIEATPMEPEDVPYYVLNTHGKAKAVKFDKLTQENKFSLAGVQMKFSMKEKDGRYNLSKGDVLGDWIIKTPSTKHKFVPLNEYTAMSLAGLVGVDIPEIKLVELDKLDNLPQINLPDEKQAFAIKRFDREDNQRIHMEDFAQILVKYPHEKYTSANYENIGKVIYDFSGDGLADAQQFARRLLVNILLANGDAHLKNWSFLYPDKITPRLSPAYDIVTTNVYIENETQYALNLGKTKEWYAVTMAHFQTWADKSGIPWRAIKPHLDDTLSKARELWPEALKALPMEDAHKDGLKAHWSKLHDNFKIAAK; encoded by the coding sequence ATGAGCACAGATACAAATGATGAAGCGAATGTATTACAGCTCTCAATTCACGGTGTTTTGATCGGCTATCTCGCAGGGTTTAAGAATGGCCGCAATGTATTGAGCATTGCAGAGACATTCAAAAACAATCCTGAGCGCCCAACATTCAGCTTGATTACGCACCCCAAGTTTCCGAATGCGACCAAGCTTATGGCAGAGCCATGGGCGCGGAATCAACGGCTGCATCCTGTACTTTCAAACTTGCTACCAGAAGGCTCGCTACGTGAGCTGATCGCCCAAGGCCTGAAAGTGCACGTTGATAATGAATTTCATATCCTCTCGTATCTCGGTGGTGATTTGCCGGGGGCTATCGAAGCTACGCCTATGGAACCTGAAGATGTTCCTTACTACGTATTGAACACGCACGGAAAGGCCAAGGCGGTTAAGTTCGATAAGCTCACTCAGGAAAACAAGTTTTCCTTGGCTGGCGTGCAGATGAAATTTTCTATGAAGGAGAAGGATGGGCGCTATAACTTATCCAAAGGTGATGTGCTGGGCGACTGGATCATCAAAACACCATCAACTAAGCATAAGTTCGTACCACTGAACGAATACACGGCCATGTCGCTGGCGGGGCTGGTTGGCGTTGATATTCCTGAGATCAAACTCGTTGAGCTGGATAAGCTCGATAACCTGCCACAAATTAACTTACCCGATGAGAAGCAAGCCTTTGCCATCAAGCGCTTTGATCGCGAAGATAATCAGCGCATTCACATGGAAGATTTTGCACAAATTCTGGTGAAGTACCCGCACGAAAAATACACTTCCGCTAATTACGAAAATATCGGCAAAGTCATTTATGACTTTTCTGGCGACGGGCTTGCCGACGCTCAACAGTTCGCAAGGCGATTACTGGTGAATATTCTCTTGGCGAATGGCGATGCACATCTCAAGAACTGGAGCTTCTTATATCCCGATAAGATCACTCCCCGGCTCTCTCCTGCTTACGATATCGTCACAACCAACGTCTATATCGAAAACGAAACCCAGTATGCGCTCAACCTCGGTAAAACAAAGGAATGGTATGCAGTCACCATGGCGCACTTCCAGACGTGGGCAGATAAATCCGGTATTCCATGGCGGGCAATCAAGCCACATTTGGATGACACGCTGAGTAAGGCAAGGGAACTTTGGCCTGAAGCACTCAAAGCACTACCGATGGAGGATGCCCATAAAGATGGTTTAAAAGCCCATTGGAGCAAGCTTCACGACAATTTCAAAATTGCCGCAAAATAA
- a CDS encoding helix-turn-helix transcriptional regulator — MSLTALKKEAFKNEAVREEYDRLAGEFEFIDQLITMRSNAGLTQDELAKRIGTAKSNISRLERGRSNPSWGTLKKYAMACGYRVKLEAVEDMKTVNA, encoded by the coding sequence ATGAGTCTGACAGCACTTAAAAAAGAAGCATTCAAAAACGAAGCCGTGCGCGAGGAATACGACCGACTGGCTGGTGAGTTCGAATTCATTGATCAGCTAATCACCATGCGATCCAACGCGGGACTGACACAGGATGAACTGGCAAAGCGGATCGGAACCGCGAAAAGCAATATTTCTAGGCTTGAGCGTGGTCGTAGCAATCCCAGCTGGGGAACCCTGAAAAAATACGCAATGGCCTGCGGCTATCGAGTGAAACTAGAAGCAGTCGAGGATATGAAAACGGTCAACGCATGA
- a CDS encoding type II toxin-antitoxin system RelE/ParE family toxin: MPEKIQARMIRILEMIEKHGANLGEPHTKPMGNGLFEIRAKAKEGIGRGFFCYQDGEAIMVLHVFVKKDQKTPKKDLELAKNRLQEVKKDESDST; encoded by the coding sequence ATGCCGGAAAAGATCCAGGCCCGGATGATCCGAATCCTGGAAATGATTGAAAAGCATGGCGCCAACCTGGGCGAGCCACACACGAAGCCTATGGGCAACGGACTTTTTGAGATCCGGGCCAAGGCAAAGGAAGGCATCGGGCGAGGGTTTTTCTGCTACCAAGACGGTGAAGCCATTATGGTGCTTCACGTCTTTGTGAAGAAAGACCAGAAAACACCTAAAAAAGATCTGGAGCTTGCAAAAAATCGACTCCAGGAGGTGAAAAAAGATGAGTCTGACAGCACTTAA